A part of Papilio machaon chromosome 23, ilPapMach1.1, whole genome shotgun sequence genomic DNA contains:
- the LOC106711293 gene encoding carbonyl reductase [NADPH] 1, which produces MTSKVAVVTGGNKGIGFAIVRGLCKRFEGDVYLTSRDEERGKKAVSELNKEGLSPLYHKLDITVKESVEVFRDYIKQKYGGIDVLVNNAAIAFKVNAKESVAVKAAETLRVNYFSVLTTCEVLFPILRNGARVVNVSSSAGHLSHIKSESLRNRLKDPKLTIPELSELMNQYIDDAKQGIHSDKWANSSYVVSKVGLTALTKIQQRQLNDRDIKVNAVHPGYVDTDMTSHKGRLSIDEGAVAPLFLALDAPDSVRGQYVWCDKRIVDWDGPKLKD; this is translated from the exons atgACGAGTAAAGTGGCGGTAGTAACTGGTGGAAACAAAGGTATAGGCTTTGCTATTGTACGCGGCCTTTGCAAGCGTTTCGAAGGTGATGTGTATTTAACATCACGAGACGAGGAACGCGGTAAAAAAGCGGTATCGGAACTCAATAAAGAAGGTTTAAGTCCGCTTTATCATAAATTAGATATAACTGTCAAGGAAAGTGTTGAAGTTTTCAGAGATTATATCAAACAGAAATACGGAGGAATTGATGTCTTGGTAAATAATGCTGCTATTGCTTTTAAAGTCAACGCTAAAGAGTCGGTAGCTGTAAAAGCAGCGGAAACTTTGAGAGTTAATTATTTCTCAGTACTTACAACATGCGAAGTATTATTTCCTATACTTCGAAACGGTGCTAGAGTGGTGAATGTTTCGAGTTCCGCCGGACATTTGAGTCACATCAAGAGCGAGAGTTTGAGAAACCGTTTGAAAGACCCAAAGCTTACTATTCCCGAGCTTTCTGAGCTGATGAATCAGTACATTGATGATGCTAAACAAGGAATTCATTCTGATAAGTGGGCTAACTCCTCATATGTCGTGTCTAAAGTTGGATTAACAGCTTTgacaaaaatacaacaacGTCAACTTAATGACAgag aTATAAAAGTGAATGCAGTACACCCTGGTTATGTAGACACAGATATGACATCACACAAAGGCAGGCTGAGTATAGATGAGGGTGCGGTGGCACCTCTATTTCTTGCACTGGATGCTCCTGACTCTGTCCGTGGTCAGTATGTCTGGTGTGACAAGAGGATTGTAGACTGGGATGGACCAAAGCTTAAAGATTGA